A window from Betta splendens chromosome 1, fBetSpl5.4, whole genome shotgun sequence encodes these proteins:
- the LOC114861558 gene encoding UPF0450 protein C17orf58 homolog → MTGIILCFFLLGFPPSNTDERVVNELFALTEKAQSNLVDPALSNQSRLLVKGPSLPINELLEKSSLAGESKFTLHPLPSAVWPKDSDLGPVSRHHALHNKSKKGPKSDRLLEHNSEKARGEVAGLLPKTLLNGAAVVTTNRTAQKANQDAQSSSSAPQQGEPEGGPSSKPRGAPSTQPQAQPQPPASAPRRDAPNPEENRPGRSSLYQSGIGAGTRNNSRPPDMFNRRSSSLLYQFDILRRESDFTHDAFCLNECRKEKEEREYYCYSEFAVNGVVHDIDLLPKGVRVITLMVGSNGFYKMSRLYASADSFFFKVRLMVLDTYKCNKPCPDIKLGTRYIVMGQIYHRRRHLSNELLTLLGGKLKPGDGLLRSNSYVKRFNKRRHQKVLEATRSRCL, encoded by the exons ATGACAGGGATTATTCTGTGCTTCTTCCTTTTAGGCTTTCCTCCTTCCAACACAGATGAGCGTGTTGTTAATG AGCTCTTCGCTCTGACAGAAAAGGCTCAGAGCAACTTAGTGGATCCAGCTCTGAGCAACCAGAGCCGGCTGCTGGTTAAGGGGCCGTCCCTGCCCATCaacgagctgctggagaaaaGCAGCTTGGCCGGTGAGTCCAAGttcaccctccaccccctgcccTCGGCTGTATGGCCAAAGGACAGCGACCTGGGCCCCGTCTCTCGGCACCACGCGCTCCACAACAAGAGCAAGAAGGGCCCCAAGAGCGACCGTCTGCTGGAGCACAACAGCGAAAAGGCCAGAGGCGAGGTCGCGGGTCTGCTTCCCAAAACCCTGCTGAACGGCGCGGCAGTCGTCACCACCAACCGCACCGCGCAAAAAGCCAACCAGGACGcccagtccagcagcagcgcgcCCCAGCAGGGCGAACCAGAGGGAGGGCCCAGCTCCAAGCCCAGGGGTGCCCCCAGCACCCAGCCGCAGGCCCAGCCTCAGCCCCCGGCCTCCGCTCCACGGAGAGATGCCCCGAACCCGGAGGAGAACCGGCCGGGGAGGTCCAGCCTGTACCAGTCGGGCATCGGTGCAGGGACCAGGAATAACAGCCGCCCGCCCGACATGTTCAACCGACGCTCCTCCAGCCTGCTCTACCAGTTCGACATCCTCAGACGAG AGTCGGACTTCACACATGACGCCTTCTGCCTGAATGAGtgcaggaaggagaaggaggagagagagtatTACTGCTACAGTGAGTTTG CCGTCAACGGCGTCGTCCACGACATCGACCTGCTGCCGAAAGGAGTACGCGTCATCACGCTGATGGTGGGCAGCAACGGCTTCTACAAGATGAGTCGCCTCTACGCCTCCGCCGACAGCTTCTTCTTCAAGGTCCGCCTCATGGTGCTGGACACGTACAAGTGCAACAAGCCTTGCCCGGACATCAAGCTAG GGACCAGGTACATAGTGATGGGCCAGATCTACCACCGGAGGCGCCACCTGTCCAACgagctcctcaccctgctgGGCGGCAAACTGAAGCCCGGCGACGGCCTCCTGCGGAGCAACAGCTACGTCAAGAGGTTCAACAAGCGGAGGCACCAGAAGGTGCTGGAGGCCACTCGCTCCAGGTGTCTATGA